One region of Natronorubrum aibiense genomic DNA includes:
- a CDS encoding DUF2196 domain-containing protein — MSNERPTAEELRQGITVEIIQDDQDVQSTDREPIVGEIGTVYEDTPDGPKVELKTGVVGHVQSVVHDK, encoded by the coding sequence ATGTCCAACGAACGACCAACAGCCGAGGAGTTACGACAGGGGATCACCGTCGAGATTATTCAGGACGATCAGGACGTCCAGTCGACGGATCGGGAGCCAATCGTCGGCGAAATCGGCACGGTCTACGAGGACACCCCCGACGGGCCGAAAGTCGAACTGAAAACCGGCGTCGTCGGTCACGTGCAGTCGGTCGTCCACGACAAGTAA
- a CDS encoding YihY/virulence factor BrkB family protein, whose amino-acid sequence MVDSSPRSLVHDVAAVARERQISIASAGLAYHAFNTLVLLGILALVAVTLVDSLEPLVAALETAIGLEGIVTGGGLEGVVGTGVDRTRAAVLAVSILLWSAVRLFQAVNSAFTDVYGSRKDQSYVNTAVTVTLVTAFNVVLVTATVAVGVGLVSVVGISLSLFGGGFRATTVGAVALVGLLMAVFFPMYYLFPEPDVSVGEIVPGTAFAALTWAVLAGGFRLYVTTAESVALFGIAGAVLLILTWVYLGGFCLLLGAVLNAVLAGRVDPEDGWVPRRGGRSDEPT is encoded by the coding sequence ATGGTCGACTCGAGTCCGCGCTCGCTCGTCCACGATGTCGCTGCCGTTGCTCGGGAGCGCCAGATCAGTATCGCGTCGGCGGGGCTCGCCTATCACGCGTTCAACACCCTCGTCCTACTCGGGATTCTCGCGCTCGTCGCCGTCACGCTCGTCGATTCGCTCGAACCGCTGGTGGCCGCGCTCGAGACGGCGATCGGGCTCGAGGGAATCGTGACCGGCGGTGGACTCGAGGGAGTCGTCGGAACCGGTGTCGATCGGACGCGGGCCGCGGTTCTCGCGGTATCCATCCTGCTGTGGAGTGCAGTGCGGCTGTTTCAGGCAGTCAACAGCGCGTTTACCGACGTCTACGGCTCTCGGAAAGACCAATCGTACGTGAACACAGCTGTAACGGTTACGCTGGTCACCGCGTTCAACGTTGTCCTTGTGACGGCGACGGTCGCGGTCGGCGTCGGGTTGGTCAGCGTCGTCGGGATCAGTCTCTCGCTGTTCGGCGGCGGGTTCCGGGCAACGACCGTCGGTGCCGTCGCGCTCGTCGGCCTGTTGATGGCCGTCTTCTTCCCGATGTACTACCTCTTTCCCGAACCCGACGTCTCGGTCGGCGAAATCGTCCCGGGAACGGCGTTTGCTGCCCTCACGTGGGCCGTCCTCGCTGGCGGCTTTCGGCTCTACGTCACGACCGCCGAGAGCGTCGCGCTCTTTGGCATCGCCGGCGCCGTCCTGTTGATCCTGACGTGGGTCTATCTCGGCGGGTTCTGTCTCCTGCTCGGAGCCGTTCTGAACGCCGTCCTCGCAGGGCGCGTCGATCCCGAAGACGGGTGGGTCCCGAGACGCGGTGGCAGATCCGATGAACCGACGTGA
- a CDS encoding bacterio-opsin activator domain-containing protein: MVSVRTVDDARLLVVTPDGDGGLLEAGPPRPSVLERDSGAELHTVSSAGAALEALEAHPIDCLLTPQRLPDASGLDLLERVRKRDPDCPVVLTPAAGDEGLASDAIAAGVTEYVPADRRDSDLVPALERAIDTGRGQREQRAQSRQFSAIFDDPETYSWVLDPDGRVRRANKSALEAAVATGADVRGRPFADLPWWCDIEEGRDVIETAIDRAAAGELVHREVTRARATDEGSDGADSRTLEVTIRPVRDESGTVASLLVRAIDVTERVQLERDLRESEELHRVTLNNMTDTVLITNDAGEFTYVCPNVHFIFGYTDAEIHEMGTIDELLGSNLFDREALADEGVLTNIECTATDRAGGEHTLLVNVREVSIQDGTTLYSCRDVTKRKHREEALTALHRTTRQLLYAETDREIADIVVEDAPDILDLEASGVFLFDTDENVLRPAAASPGLKRLHGPLSEQRATADSIAGGVFVEGQSRFFEDIHDADVLSDPTTDIRSGGFVPLGDHGVFVVGSSTADAFDDVARELTDLVATTAEAALDRVERERTLRERDRELKRRNRELTRLNQINEIIREIDAALVQAETREEIEAAVCERLTSDERFSFAWIGAADVTDERLVPSAHDGTGRGQDYLDSVSLSLADGREPAVRTAATREVTVVSNVAKGLRDEPWRSDALSREYQSITSVPLAYDEFTYGVVTVYADEPDAFDEVTRTVLAELGETIASAIAAVERKQALLTDSRTRLEFDVFDDSFVFSRLARATGCILSFDGGVRLHEDGAAVFATVENADPDAIVDAAAELIAVERAQVISGGENGEDGGSGTVLLELSSPFLALQLADHGVVLHSVEATPDRTRIVVDVPRTVDARASIDVVSIAFSDVDLQAKRSVDRTTARDLRAELLERLTDRQLEVVQLAYYGGYFESPRARSGEDVAEKLEISPAAFYRHIRTVQRKLFTILFEELDIPARPA; this comes from the coding sequence ATGGTTTCTGTACGGACTGTCGACGACGCTCGGCTCCTCGTCGTCACCCCAGACGGCGACGGTGGCCTACTCGAGGCAGGGCCCCCGCGTCCGAGTGTTCTCGAGCGCGACTCGGGAGCCGAACTACACACGGTCTCGAGCGCCGGCGCGGCGCTCGAGGCCCTCGAGGCACACCCGATCGACTGTCTCCTGACGCCACAGCGACTGCCGGACGCGAGCGGCCTCGACCTCCTCGAGCGGGTTCGAAAGCGCGATCCGGACTGTCCGGTCGTCCTCACGCCGGCGGCTGGCGATGAAGGGCTCGCGAGCGACGCGATTGCAGCAGGAGTCACGGAGTACGTCCCCGCGGACCGACGCGATTCGGATCTCGTCCCAGCACTCGAGCGAGCGATCGACACGGGACGGGGCCAACGAGAACAGCGAGCGCAGTCGCGACAGTTCAGTGCGATTTTCGACGACCCAGAGACGTACTCGTGGGTGCTGGACCCGGACGGACGCGTTCGCCGCGCCAACAAGAGCGCGCTCGAGGCAGCCGTCGCGACCGGCGCCGACGTTCGCGGGCGGCCGTTCGCCGACCTCCCGTGGTGGTGTGACATCGAGGAAGGCCGGGACGTAATCGAGACAGCGATCGACCGGGCGGCAGCCGGCGAGCTCGTCCACCGAGAGGTGACGCGAGCGCGGGCGACCGACGAAGGAAGCGACGGAGCCGATTCGCGCACGCTCGAGGTGACGATCCGCCCGGTCCGCGACGAGTCGGGAACGGTCGCCTCGTTGCTCGTCCGAGCGATCGACGTCACCGAGCGGGTCCAACTCGAGCGAGACCTGCGCGAGTCGGAGGAACTCCACCGGGTGACGCTTAACAACATGACCGACACCGTCCTCATCACGAACGACGCGGGCGAGTTTACCTACGTCTGCCCGAACGTCCACTTCATCTTCGGCTACACCGACGCGGAGATCCACGAGATGGGGACGATCGACGAACTCCTCGGGTCGAACCTGTTCGACCGCGAGGCGCTCGCGGACGAGGGCGTGTTGACCAACATCGAGTGTACGGCGACCGACAGGGCTGGCGGTGAACACACGCTGTTGGTCAACGTCCGCGAAGTCTCGATTCAGGACGGCACGACCCTCTATAGCTGCCGGGACGTGACGAAACGTAAACACCGAGAGGAGGCGCTGACGGCACTGCACCGAACCACGCGACAACTGCTCTACGCCGAAACCGACCGCGAAATCGCTGATATCGTGGTCGAAGACGCGCCCGACATCCTCGACCTCGAGGCGAGTGGCGTGTTCCTGTTCGATACCGACGAGAACGTGCTTCGGCCGGCCGCCGCCTCGCCGGGACTGAAACGGCTCCACGGGCCGCTCTCGGAGCAACGAGCGACAGCCGACAGCATTGCGGGCGGCGTCTTCGTCGAGGGCCAGTCTCGCTTTTTCGAGGATATCCACGACGCGGACGTGCTCTCGGATCCGACGACCGATATCAGAAGCGGCGGGTTCGTACCGCTCGGTGATCACGGTGTCTTCGTCGTCGGCTCGTCGACGGCCGACGCGTTCGACGACGTCGCTCGAGAACTGACCGATCTGGTGGCGACGACGGCCGAGGCGGCGCTGGATCGGGTCGAACGCGAGCGGACGCTACGCGAACGCGACCGGGAACTCAAACGGCGAAACCGAGAGCTGACGCGACTCAACCAGATCAACGAGATCATCCGCGAGATCGACGCCGCACTGGTGCAAGCGGAGACTCGCGAAGAGATCGAAGCGGCCGTCTGCGAACGGCTCACCTCCGACGAGCGGTTCTCGTTCGCGTGGATCGGCGCTGCGGACGTGACGGACGAACGGCTCGTGCCGAGCGCACACGACGGGACGGGACGCGGCCAGGACTACCTCGACAGCGTCTCGCTTTCGCTTGCGGACGGCCGCGAGCCCGCAGTACGTACGGCAGCAACTCGCGAGGTGACCGTCGTCTCGAACGTCGCCAAAGGGCTCCGTGACGAGCCGTGGCGCTCCGACGCGCTTTCACGGGAGTACCAGTCGATCACGAGCGTCCCGCTGGCCTACGACGAGTTCACCTACGGCGTCGTGACCGTCTACGCCGACGAACCCGACGCGTTCGACGAGGTGACACGGACCGTCCTCGCGGAACTCGGCGAGACGATCGCCTCTGCGATCGCCGCCGTCGAACGCAAGCAGGCGCTGTTGACCGACTCCAGAACGCGCCTCGAGTTCGACGTCTTCGACGATAGCTTCGTGTTTTCCCGCCTCGCCCGGGCGACGGGCTGTATCCTGTCGTTCGACGGCGGCGTCCGTCTCCACGAAGACGGCGCTGCGGTGTTCGCGACGGTCGAAAACGCCGACCCGGATGCCATCGTCGACGCGGCTGCGGAACTCATCGCCGTCGAGCGCGCACAGGTGATCAGCGGCGGTGAAAACGGCGAGGACGGCGGGAGCGGGACGGTCCTGCTCGAGCTGTCGTCGCCGTTTCTGGCCCTGCAACTCGCGGATCACGGTGTCGTATTACACAGCGTCGAGGCCACGCCGGACCGGACGCGAATCGTCGTCGACGTGCCACGGACCGTCGACGCCAGAGCGAGCATCGACGTCGTCTCGATCGCCTTCTCTGACGTCGACTTGCAGGCAAAACGCAGCGTCGACCGAACGACTGCCCGCGACCTGCGGGCCGAACTGCTCGAGCGACTCACCGACCGGCAACTCGAGGTCGTCCAACTGGCCTACTACGGTGGCTACTTCGAGTCGCCGCGGGCGCGCTCGGGCGAAGACGTCGCCGAGAAGCTCGAGATCTCGCCGGCCGCGTTCTACCGCCACATCCGGACCGTGCAGCGAAAGCTGTTTACGATCCTCTTCGAGGAACTCGACATTCCGGCAAGGCCTGCATAA
- a CDS encoding rubrerythrin-like domain-containing protein, with protein sequence MKDVKLNPTEESTYECFDCGTVVRATAPERCPNCGADMRNRQTPIE encoded by the coding sequence ATGAAAGACGTCAAACTCAACCCGACGGAGGAGTCGACCTACGAGTGCTTTGATTGCGGCACGGTCGTCCGTGCAACGGCCCCGGAACGGTGTCCGAACTGCGGCGCCGACATGCGAAACCGACAGACACCGATCGAATAA
- a CDS encoding phosphoribosyltransferase has protein sequence MFDDRTDAGEQLAAHLERRGLEAELVLGIPRGALPVARPVADALDADLDVVVARKMGAPGNPELAIGAVASDGSVWYNDDLIARLGISEAYLEEVRTNEAENAREKASRYRDGADLPSLEGQRVVVVDDGVATGATARACLRQVRDADATFVALAVPVASPRSVDDLEAEADEVIALETPQSFRAVGQFYRTFGQVSDDEAIAYLQEDS, from the coding sequence ATGTTCGACGATCGAACCGACGCCGGCGAACAGCTCGCGGCCCACCTCGAGCGCCGCGGCCTCGAGGCCGAGCTCGTCCTCGGCATTCCCCGCGGCGCCTTACCCGTTGCCCGTCCAGTCGCCGACGCGCTGGACGCCGACCTCGACGTCGTCGTCGCCAGAAAGATGGGCGCGCCGGGCAACCCCGAACTGGCGATTGGCGCCGTCGCGAGCGATGGCAGCGTCTGGTACAACGACGATCTCATCGCTCGACTCGGCATCTCCGAAGCGTACCTCGAGGAGGTCCGCACGAACGAAGCCGAAAACGCACGCGAGAAGGCGAGTCGGTACCGCGACGGGGCGGACCTCCCCTCGCTCGAGGGTCAGCGCGTGGTGGTCGTCGACGACGGCGTCGCGACCGGCGCGACGGCGAGAGCCTGTCTCCGGCAGGTGCGAGACGCCGACGCCACTTTCGTCGCGCTCGCGGTGCCGGTCGCCTCGCCCCGGAGCGTCGACGACCTCGAGGCCGAAGCGGACGAGGTGATCGCCCTTGAGACGCCGCAGTCGTTCCGTGCCGTCGGCCAGTTCTATCGAACGTTCGGGCAGGTAAGCGACGACGAAGCGATCGCGTATCTACAGGAGGATTCGTAG
- a CDS encoding class I SAM-dependent methyltransferase, translated as MSDQNAQSSHDHGIAHPLFATLYDRLPQSALLAPHRNYLVDDLSGRVLELGCGTGDMFPFVADATPTAFEYHAIEPDPHMRTRAARTADDVGLEVDLRDARAEALPYPDDSFDVVLASVVFCTIQDPDTALEEVVRVLKPGGEFRFFEHVHADGWRGTGQTLLNPVWERVAGGCQLTRETIPRFVGHDALAVEEVDRLEFGLFPATPFVRGTVRRRRNGLLE; from the coding sequence ATGTCCGACCAGAACGCGCAGTCGTCCCACGACCACGGCATCGCCCATCCCCTCTTCGCGACGCTGTACGACCGGCTCCCGCAGTCAGCCTTGCTTGCACCCCACCGGAACTATCTCGTCGACGACCTCTCGGGGCGCGTGCTCGAACTCGGCTGTGGGACCGGGGACATGTTCCCGTTCGTCGCCGACGCGACACCGACAGCGTTCGAGTATCACGCCATCGAGCCCGACCCGCACATGCGAACGCGGGCAGCACGCACCGCGGACGACGTCGGACTCGAGGTCGACCTCCGAGACGCCCGCGCCGAAGCGTTGCCCTACCCCGACGACAGTTTCGACGTCGTGCTCGCAAGCGTCGTCTTCTGTACGATTCAGGACCCCGACACAGCCCTCGAGGAAGTCGTGCGCGTCCTCAAACCGGGCGGCGAGTTCCGGTTTTTCGAGCACGTCCACGCCGACGGCTGGCGCGGGACCGGGCAGACGCTGCTCAACCCCGTCTGGGAGCGCGTCGCCGGCGGCTGTCAGCTCACCCGCGAAACGATTCCGCGGTTCGTTGGCCACGACGCCCTCGCCGTCGAGGAAGTCGATCGCCTCGAGTTCGGGCTCTTTCCCGCGACACCGTTCGTTCGGGGAACGGTACGCCGCCGTCGGAACGGCCTCCTCGAGTAA
- a CDS encoding lipoate--protein ligase family protein → MTDLADRSWRLIRDEPRDGPTQMALEEIAAETALEDDLRTVRVYSWEPSTLSLGYRQDADTVDWTYCEQEGIDVTRRQTGGGGIYHDRYADISYTIVAPADEVPGNLMDCYELFCEPVLAGLRDMGIDADFAAVEQSAIYHPSCYLRDINPAHDVVAPASAGENAQKISGNAQYRQRDVVIQHGSISYDLEAERHVGVFETDLEPETFTDRVTSIHDQTGLDREDAVDTLTTALGEWCDADDGDWRDDELEAAGDLAERKFGADAWIRNRDVLEASEP, encoded by the coding sequence ATGACCGACCTCGCCGACCGCTCGTGGCGGTTGATTCGGGACGAGCCACGCGATGGACCGACGCAGATGGCCCTCGAGGAAATCGCGGCCGAGACGGCACTCGAGGACGACCTGCGGACGGTTCGGGTCTACTCGTGGGAGCCAAGCACGCTCTCGCTCGGGTACCGACAGGACGCCGACACCGTCGACTGGACGTACTGTGAGCAGGAAGGCATCGACGTCACGCGTCGCCAGACCGGCGGCGGTGGGATTTACCACGACCGGTACGCCGACATCTCGTATACGATCGTCGCTCCCGCGGACGAAGTTCCGGGCAATCTGATGGACTGTTACGAACTGTTCTGCGAGCCGGTGCTCGCGGGCCTCAGAGACATGGGAATCGACGCTGACTTCGCCGCCGTCGAGCAGTCGGCGATCTACCACCCGTCCTGTTATCTGCGGGATATCAACCCGGCTCACGACGTCGTCGCGCCCGCGAGCGCGGGCGAGAACGCACAGAAGATCAGCGGCAACGCGCAGTACCGCCAGCGCGACGTCGTCATCCAGCACGGTTCGATCAGCTACGACCTCGAGGCCGAGCGTCACGTCGGCGTCTTCGAGACGGACCTCGAGCCCGAGACGTTCACTGATCGGGTGACGAGCATCCATGACCAGACGGGACTTGACCGCGAGGATGCCGTCGACACGCTCACAACGGCACTGGGTGAGTGGTGTGACGCAGACGACGGCGACTGGCGCGACGACGAACTCGAGGCCGCCGGCGACCTCGCCGAGCGGAAGTTCGGAGCCGATGCGTGGATTCGAAATCGAGACGTGCTCGAGGCAAGCGAGCCGTAA
- a CDS encoding long-chain-fatty-acid--CoA ligase, whose translation MEVPLLVTDFLDRARKYYGDEEAIVATTGERYTYDEFGDRADRLSAVLQERGIEKGDRVAVLDPNTHYHLESAYGIMQLGAIHAPLNYRLTPDDYEYMLNDAGIDAIIADYEYAENIEAIRDDVPTETFITNDADAVEGDWEDFDELIEDAEPDYERPEMSEDDVITINYTSGTTGDPKGVMRTHRTESLHAQLVTIHHEITDDDVYLWTLPMFHVNGWGHIYAITGMGAKHVCTRGVDAEQIFADIAEEDVSFLCCAPTVLSMLDEYYEEHDVPLTGDNPMRVTAAGAAPPESIIETVEEKFGWHFRQLYGATETGPLIGTSATRRLIDEDSERRFALKKRQGIAPLATQVEVVDEDGNEVPWDNETIGEILVRGNQVMEGYWEKPEETDEAFNDKRDGWFHTGDLAVVNEDGMIAIQDREKDIIISGGENISSIELEDTLFDHDAVADVAVIPSPSEKWGETPKAFVVPSNDDPENPPVSPDELTAFTRNKLAGYKVVHRVEFVDELPKTATGKIQKYELREQEWDEEESMVGQG comes from the coding sequence ATGGAAGTCCCGCTCCTCGTGACCGATTTCCTTGACCGGGCGCGCAAGTACTACGGCGACGAAGAAGCGATCGTTGCGACGACAGGCGAACGATACACGTACGACGAGTTCGGCGACCGTGCCGACCGACTGTCCGCAGTGTTGCAAGAGCGGGGCATCGAGAAGGGTGACCGCGTGGCAGTGCTCGACCCCAACACGCACTATCACCTCGAGTCGGCCTACGGGATCATGCAACTCGGTGCCATCCACGCGCCGCTGAACTACCGGCTGACGCCCGACGACTACGAGTACATGCTCAACGACGCGGGCATCGACGCCATCATCGCCGACTACGAGTACGCCGAGAACATCGAGGCGATTCGCGACGACGTGCCCACGGAGACGTTCATCACGAACGACGCCGACGCCGTCGAGGGCGACTGGGAGGACTTCGACGAACTCATCGAGGACGCCGAACCCGACTACGAGCGTCCGGAGATGAGCGAAGACGACGTCATCACGATCAACTACACCTCGGGGACGACCGGCGACCCGAAAGGCGTCATGCGAACCCACCGCACCGAGTCGCTGCACGCCCAGCTCGTGACGATTCACCACGAGATCACCGACGACGACGTCTACCTGTGGACGCTCCCGATGTTCCACGTCAACGGCTGGGGGCACATCTACGCGATCACGGGCATGGGCGCGAAGCACGTCTGTACCCGCGGCGTCGATGCCGAGCAGATCTTCGCCGACATCGCCGAGGAGGACGTCTCGTTCCTCTGTTGTGCACCGACGGTGCTCAGCATGCTCGACGAGTACTACGAGGAACACGACGTTCCGCTCACGGGCGACAACCCAATGCGCGTCACCGCAGCCGGCGCGGCACCGCCTGAAAGCATCATCGAGACCGTCGAAGAGAAGTTCGGCTGGCACTTCCGCCAGCTCTACGGCGCAACCGAAACCGGCCCACTCATCGGCACCTCGGCGACTCGCCGCCTGATCGACGAGGACAGCGAGCGCCGCTTCGCGCTCAAAAAGCGCCAGGGCATCGCCCCGCTGGCGACCCAGGTGGAAGTCGTCGACGAGGACGGCAACGAGGTTCCGTGGGACAACGAGACGATCGGCGAGATCCTCGTCCGTGGCAACCAGGTCATGGAGGGCTACTGGGAGAAACCCGAGGAGACCGACGAAGCGTTCAACGACAAACGCGACGGCTGGTTCCACACCGGCGACCTGGCCGTCGTCAACGAAGACGGCATGATTGCCATCCAGGACCGCGAGAAGGACATCATCATCTCCGGCGGGGAAAACATCTCGAGCATCGAACTCGAGGACACGCTGTTCGACCACGACGCAGTCGCTGACGTGGCCGTCATCCCGTCCCCGAGCGAGAAGTGGGGCGAGACGCCGAAGGCGTTCGTCGTCCCCTCGAACGACGACCCCGAGAATCCGCCCGTCTCGCCGGACGAACTGACGGCCTTTACCCGCAACAAGCTCGCGGGCTACAAGGTCGTCCACCGCGTCGAGTTCGTCGACGAACTGCCGAAGACGGCGACCGGGAAGATCCAAAAGTACGAACTCCGCGAGCAGGAGTGGGACGAAGAAGAGAGCATGGTCGGCCAGGGATAA
- a CDS encoding serine/threonine-protein kinase RIO2, translating into MVRNVAGLLPELEAEDFYLLSGVEQGMRFSEWVQREKLPKFSGLTEEEVDYRLERCLKRGLVEKKTIQYEGYTLQFEGYDVLALRSLVERDTISEFGSPLGVGKESDVYEVRSYKPFALKYHREGYTNFREVHKERDYTSDNEHVSWMYTARKAAEREYDILETLYPDVSVPRPIDQNRHAIVMEKMDGVELSRTRLTNDQVLGVLDLLVDEVALAYANGYVHADMSEYNVFVNEAGVKIFDWPQAIPTDHENATEFLRRDLTNILGYFRRKYPQHVPEDIDTDELAAAIETDSFDSVLDARP; encoded by the coding sequence ATGGTGCGGAACGTCGCCGGATTACTTCCGGAACTCGAGGCCGAAGACTTCTATCTCCTTTCAGGGGTCGAACAGGGGATGCGCTTTTCGGAGTGGGTCCAGCGGGAGAAACTCCCGAAGTTCTCCGGCCTGACCGAAGAGGAGGTCGACTACCGACTCGAGCGCTGTCTCAAGCGCGGGTTAGTCGAAAAGAAAACGATCCAGTACGAAGGGTACACTCTCCAGTTCGAGGGGTACGACGTCCTCGCGTTGCGATCGCTCGTCGAGCGGGACACGATCAGCGAGTTCGGCTCGCCGCTTGGCGTCGGCAAAGAGAGCGACGTCTACGAAGTCCGCTCGTACAAGCCGTTCGCTCTGAAGTACCACCGCGAGGGGTATACGAACTTCCGGGAAGTCCACAAGGAACGCGACTATACGTCGGACAACGAGCACGTCTCCTGGATGTACACTGCCCGGAAAGCCGCCGAACGAGAGTACGACATCCTCGAGACGCTGTATCCGGACGTCTCGGTCCCGCGGCCGATCGACCAGAACCGCCACGCGATCGTCATGGAGAAGATGGACGGCGTCGAACTCTCACGGACGAGACTCACCAACGATCAGGTGCTCGGCGTGCTCGACTTGCTCGTCGACGAGGTCGCGCTCGCCTACGCGAACGGCTACGTCCACGCGGACATGAGCGAGTACAACGTCTTCGTCAACGAGGCGGGCGTAAAGATTTTTGACTGGCCACAGGCGATTCCGACCGACCACGAGAACGCAACCGAGTTCCTCCGGCGTGATCTGACGAATATTCTGGGGTATTTCCGTCGGAAGTACCCCCAGCACGTTCCCGAGGACATCGACACCGACGAACTGGCGGCGGCGATCGAAACCGACTCGTTCGACAGCGTCCTGGACGCCCGTCCGTGA
- a CDS encoding 50S ribosomal protein L15e: MAKSFYSHIKDAWKDPDDGKLGELQWQRKQEWRKQGAIERIERPTRLDKARELGYKAKQGIVVTRVSVRKGTARKERFTAGRRTKRQGVNRIGRRKNIQRIGEERVSRKYPNLRVLNSYWVGEDGSQKWFEVILVDPNHPAIENDDDLNWICDSAHQNRAFRGLTNAGKANRGLNNRGKGAEKVRPSNNGGQGRAK; encoded by the coding sequence ATGGCAAAAAGCTTCTACTCCCATATCAAGGACGCATGGAAGGACCCCGACGACGGCAAGCTCGGGGAACTGCAGTGGCAGCGAAAACAGGAATGGCGCAAGCAGGGTGCGATCGAACGCATCGAGCGACCCACCCGCCTCGACAAAGCACGCGAACTCGGCTACAAAGCCAAACAGGGCATCGTCGTGACCCGCGTATCGGTCCGCAAAGGGACCGCCCGGAAGGAGCGCTTTACGGCCGGTCGCCGAACGAAGCGCCAGGGTGTCAACCGCATCGGGCGGCGCAAGAACATCCAGCGCATCGGTGAGGAGCGCGTCTCCCGAAAGTACCCTAACCTGCGGGTGCTCAACAGCTACTGGGTCGGTGAAGACGGCTCGCAGAAGTGGTTCGAAGTGATCCTCGTCGATCCGAACCACCCCGCAATCGAGAACGACGACGACCTGAACTGGATCTGTGACAGCGCACACCAGAACCGCGCGTTCCGCGGTCTGACCAACGCCGGTAAAGCCAACCGCGGACTCAACAACCGCGGCAAAGGTGCCGAGAAGGTCCGGCCGTCTAACAACGGCGGTCAGGGTCGCGCGAAGTAA
- a CDS encoding universal stress protein, which produces MVDHVLVPVDNSAQSMNALEFACTEFADATITALHVLDPGDFYGATGIEGGAMANYEEIQKHHENRAEELLEQARTRADDYDVEIETDHVIGSISRSIVDYADEHGVDLIAIGSHGRTGASRILLGSVAEKVARRSPVPVTIVR; this is translated from the coding sequence ATGGTAGACCACGTTCTCGTCCCAGTGGACAACTCGGCGCAATCGATGAACGCACTCGAGTTCGCCTGTACGGAGTTCGCCGACGCCACGATCACGGCACTCCACGTCCTCGATCCCGGCGACTTCTACGGCGCGACGGGGATCGAAGGCGGGGCGATGGCGAACTACGAGGAGATCCAGAAACACCACGAGAATCGAGCCGAAGAACTCCTCGAGCAGGCGCGTACGCGGGCAGACGACTACGACGTCGAGATCGAGACAGACCACGTCATCGGCAGCATTTCACGTTCGATCGTCGACTACGCCGACGAACACGGGGTCGATCTGATCGCAATCGGGAGCCACGGTCGGACGGGTGCGAGTCGCATTCTCCTCGGCAGCGTCGCCGAGAAAGTGGCTCGGCGCTCTCCGGTACCGGTGACAATCGTTCGGTGA
- the glmS gene encoding methylaspartate mutase subunit S, with translation MTKTVILGVIGSDAHVVGITILEQAFEAAGFDVVNLGVQSSQEEFVDAATAHDAEAVLVSSLYGHAKQDCEGFHQKIIDAGLEDVTTYIGGNLAVGQDDFEETRRFFREMGFDRVFDSETDPEDAIEALRADLDMRSSESEQESHTVSA, from the coding sequence ATGACGAAGACAGTCATCCTCGGCGTGATCGGCTCCGACGCACACGTCGTCGGGATCACCATCCTGGAACAGGCGTTTGAGGCAGCCGGCTTCGACGTTGTCAACCTCGGAGTGCAGAGCTCCCAGGAAGAGTTCGTCGACGCCGCAACGGCTCACGACGCCGAGGCTGTACTCGTTTCCTCCCTCTACGGTCACGCGAAACAGGACTGTGAGGGCTTCCACCAGAAGATCATCGATGCCGGTCTCGAGGACGTCACGACCTATATCGGCGGCAACCTCGCCGTCGGACAGGACGACTTCGAGGAAACCCGGAGATTCTTCCGGGAGATGGGCTTCGATCGAGTCTTCGACTCCGAAACGGATCCTGAGGACGCCATCGAAGCGCTTCGGGCCGATCTGGACATGCGCTCCTCGGAGTCCGAACAGGAGAGTCACACCGTTTCGGCCTAA